The Bacteroidota bacterium genome includes a region encoding these proteins:
- a CDS encoding pesticidal protein Cry7Aa, producing MIAVKKEGILIKKSNLGFENEGVFNPAAIREGEFVHIFYRAVSKGNHSTIGYCKLKGPLTIEERSETPLLFPKFDYESRGIEDPRIVKIDGLYYLTYTAYDGINALGALAVSEDLINFERKGILSPQITFDEFRLLAECKGAINEKYLRYNEHEQIKEKNGKKIFIWDKNIIFFPRKIDGKFHFLHRIRPDIQMVCVHDLNELTQDFWQNYFMHIDKCIVLSPKFDHEVGYIGGGCPPIETEHGWLLIYHGVHDTIEGYVYSACAALLDLENPQQEIARLPYPLFSPEFPWEKIGTVNNVCFPTGTALFDDTLYIYYGAADEQIAIASIQLSDLLKELLQNKSSNE from the coding sequence ATGATAGCAGTAAAAAAAGAAGGGATATTGATCAAAAAATCGAATTTAGGTTTCGAAAATGAAGGCGTATTTAATCCTGCCGCGATCCGCGAGGGCGAATTTGTTCATATTTTTTACCGGGCTGTAAGCAAAGGAAATCATTCCACTATTGGATACTGCAAGTTAAAAGGTCCGCTTACGATTGAGGAGAGATCTGAAACTCCGCTATTATTTCCAAAATTCGATTATGAATCAAGGGGGATAGAAGATCCTAGGATAGTTAAAATAGACGGTTTATATTATTTGACCTATACCGCCTACGATGGTATAAATGCCTTAGGTGCTTTAGCTGTCTCAGAAGACCTGATAAATTTCGAAAGAAAAGGTATTCTCTCCCCACAAATTACTTTCGATGAATTTCGATTATTAGCGGAATGTAAAGGAGCAATTAATGAAAAATATCTGCGCTATAATGAACACGAACAAATAAAAGAGAAAAATGGAAAGAAAATTTTTATCTGGGATAAAAATATAATTTTTTTTCCGCGAAAAATAGATGGGAAATTCCATTTTTTGCATCGCATCAGGCCGGATATACAAATGGTTTGTGTTCATGACCTTAACGAACTTACACAAGATTTTTGGCAAAACTATTTTATGCATATTGATAAGTGTATTGTTCTTTCACCAAAATTCGATCATGAAGTAGGTTATATAGGTGGAGGCTGTCCCCCTATTGAAACTGAACATGGTTGGTTACTTATTTATCATGGAGTTCATGACACAATAGAAGGATACGTATATTCTGCATGCGCAGCACTATTGGATCTGGAAAATCCCCAACAAGAAATTGCACGATTACCATATCCATTATTTTCTCCGGAATTTCCATGGGAGAAAATTGGAACAGTTAATAATGTTTGTTTTCCTACCGGCACAGCTTTATTCGATGATACTTTATATATATACTACGGAGCTGCAGACGAGCAAATTGCTATTGCATCTATTCAACTTTCTGATCTTTTAAAAGAATTATTACAAAATAAATCTTCAAATGAATAA
- a CDS encoding glycosyltransferase: MPGILFITSYPPRECGIATYSQDLIKALENKFKGSFKIIICPLESKNEVHQYDQEIKYRLNTDQKNVYVNLAKAINNDDDIQIVMIQHEFGFFEKTVSDFSNFLSLLHKKVILVFHTVLPNPNSLLKTNVQGLSDRADSIIVMTNSSARILIDDYALSEEKINIIPHGTHLVPHSDKSDLKNKYNLSGKIVLSTFGLLSSGKNIETTLSALPEIIKVNNNVLFLIIGKTHPTVEKQEGEKYRLMLKDKIETLGIQKHVLFINAFLPLSELLEYLQLTDIYLFTSKDPNQAVSGTFSYAISCGCPIISTRIPHATEILQHDSGIIVDFENADQVANAVISLINDEQLRNKISANGLHKIASTSWENAAIAHARVFEKITDNKIALKYRIPPINLDHIKKLTTGFGIIQFSKINQPDMDSGYTLDDNARALIAICQHYELTAEEEDLTMILIYFNFIKYCLQSEGYFLNYIDKQNKFTVQNNSTNLADANGRAIWALGYLISLSSILPKNLINEAQILMHNALLKIQGIYSTRAMAFVIKGLYFQNTAHPSEFNIALIKQFAVRLEQMYKHEGNTEWQWYESYLTYANSILPEAMLFAAQVTGEQHFKDIAKSSFDFLLSKMFSGNKLKVISNKYWLHKGQIPEINEGGEQPIDVAYTILALNSFYNVFGDTDYKRKIEICFNWFLGDNHLHRIIYNPCTGGCYDGLEENNVNLNQGAESTLSYLMARLSVEKNIKTPTLPTLHSQVKNFNGSQNLPLKRRDQLLYK, from the coding sequence TTGCCTGGAATATTATTTATTACTTCGTACCCACCCAGGGAATGTGGTATTGCAACTTATTCTCAGGATCTGATAAAAGCATTGGAGAATAAATTCAAAGGTTCATTTAAAATTATCATATGTCCACTCGAATCTAAAAATGAAGTCCACCAATACGATCAGGAAATTAAATACCGATTAAATACGGATCAAAAAAATGTTTATGTTAACCTTGCAAAAGCGATAAACAATGATGATGATATTCAAATTGTAATGATACAACATGAATTTGGATTCTTTGAGAAAACAGTTTCCGATTTTTCCAATTTTTTAAGTCTGCTCCATAAAAAAGTTATCCTGGTATTTCATACCGTTTTACCCAATCCTAATTCCTTGCTGAAAACAAATGTTCAAGGTTTATCAGATCGGGCTGATTCTATAATCGTTATGACAAACTCCTCAGCAAGAATACTTATTGATGACTATGCATTATCGGAAGAGAAAATTAACATTATACCACATGGAACTCATCTGGTTCCGCATTCTGATAAATCGGATCTGAAAAACAAGTATAACCTTTCAGGAAAAATAGTTTTATCTACATTCGGATTGTTAAGCTCAGGTAAAAATATTGAAACAACCTTGTCGGCATTACCGGAAATTATAAAAGTTAACAACAATGTTCTATTTCTAATCATTGGCAAAACGCACCCTACGGTAGAAAAACAAGAAGGGGAAAAATACAGGCTGATGTTAAAAGATAAAATTGAAACATTGGGAATACAAAAACATGTACTTTTCATTAATGCATTTTTACCTCTTTCTGAATTACTGGAATATTTACAACTTACGGATATATATTTATTTACCTCTAAGGATCCCAATCAGGCGGTAAGCGGAACGTTTTCATATGCAATTAGCTGTGGATGTCCAATTATTTCAACTCGAATTCCGCATGCTACAGAGATATTACAACACGACTCAGGAATTATTGTTGATTTCGAAAATGCCGATCAGGTTGCAAATGCTGTAATCAGTTTGATAAATGACGAACAGTTGAGAAACAAAATAAGCGCAAATGGCCTTCATAAAATAGCATCCACCTCATGGGAAAATGCAGCAATAGCACATGCCAGGGTTTTTGAAAAAATAACAGATAACAAAATTGCATTAAAATACAGAATTCCTCCTATAAATCTTGATCATATCAAAAAACTCACTACGGGCTTCGGAATTATTCAATTCTCTAAAATTAATCAGCCGGACATGGATTCCGGCTATACCTTAGATGATAATGCAAGAGCATTAATTGCGATCTGCCAACATTATGAATTAACTGCAGAGGAAGAAGATCTGACAATGATTTTAATTTATTTTAATTTCATTAAATATTGTTTGCAATCGGAAGGATATTTTCTAAATTATATTGATAAACAAAACAAGTTTACAGTTCAAAATAACAGCACCAATCTTGCAGACGCAAATGGGAGAGCTATTTGGGCCTTAGGATATTTAATTTCTTTATCTTCGATCTTACCAAAAAATTTAATTAATGAGGCTCAGATCCTGATGCATAATGCATTATTAAAAATTCAGGGAATATATTCTACTCGTGCAATGGCTTTCGTAATAAAGGGGTTATATTTTCAAAATACAGCTCATCCTTCAGAATTTAATATTGCACTGATAAAACAATTTGCAGTTAGATTGGAACAAATGTATAAACACGAAGGAAATACAGAATGGCAGTGGTATGAAAGTTACCTAACCTATGCCAATAGCATTTTGCCGGAAGCAATGTTATTTGCTGCCCAGGTAACGGGTGAGCAACATTTTAAAGATATTGCAAAATCAAGTTTTGATTTTTTACTTTCTAAAATGTTTAGTGGAAATAAATTAAAGGTAATTTCCAATAAATATTGGTTGCACAAAGGTCAAATACCGGAAATTAACGAGGGTGGGGAGCAACCTATAGATGTGGCATACACCATATTGGCCTTAAATAGTTTTTATAATGTATTTGGAGATACCGATTATAAACGCAAGATTGAAATTTGTTTCAATTGGTTTTTAGGTGACAACCATTTACATCGTATTATTTATAACCCTTGCACAGGGGGTTGTTATGATGGACTCGAAGAAAACAATGTTAATTTAAATCAAGGAGCGGAGTCCACCTTAAGTTATCTGATGGCAAGGCTGAGTGTTGAAAAAAACATAAAGACCCCAACATTACCAACGCTACATTCACAAGTGAAGAACTTTAACGGAAGTCAGAATTTACCATTAAAAAGAAGGGATCAGCTATTATATAAATAA
- a CDS encoding Crp/Fnr family transcriptional regulator has translation MQENKFPELSYTGPMKEVLLSYGFSKVFQEGDIILNENAYIKAIPIVTSGSVRVMRHDEEGRAILLYYITAGESCIMSFLGGIHEDTSKVVAIAEEDTEILFIPVEKVSLLIKEYPEWLDYIFRLYHKRFEELLEVVNAVAFKKMDERLYDYIKKKYELTNSHTIYVTHEQLANELGTARVVVSRLLKQMEDQGMVKLGRNKISLLKT, from the coding sequence ATGCAGGAAAACAAATTTCCGGAGTTGAGCTACACCGGACCAATGAAAGAAGTGCTTTTATCCTATGGTTTCTCTAAGGTATTTCAGGAAGGAGATATTATTTTAAATGAAAATGCATATATAAAGGCAATTCCAATTGTTACGAGTGGAAGTGTTCGTGTTATGCGTCATGATGAAGAGGGAAGAGCTATTTTGTTGTATTATATTACAGCCGGAGAAAGTTGTATCATGTCATTTTTAGGAGGTATTCACGAAGATACCAGCAAAGTAGTTGCAATAGCAGAAGAAGATACGGAGATCTTATTTATTCCGGTTGAAAAAGTGAGTTTACTCATTAAAGAATATCCCGAATGGTTGGATTACATTTTTCGATTATACCATAAGCGATTTGAAGAACTTTTGGAAGTTGTGAATGCCGTTGCATTTAAAAAGATGGATGAACGACTTTATGATTACATCAAAAAGAAATACGAACTTACCAATAGCCATACCATATATGTAACACATGAGCAACTTGCTAATGAATTAGGCACAGCCAGAGTTGTAGTTTCAAGACTGTTAAAACAAATGGAAGATCAAGGCATGGTAAAACTCGGAAGAAATAAAATAAGTTTATTAAAAACCTAA
- a CDS encoding LysR family transcriptional regulator, with product MNLQQLDYIIAVDTYRHFLNASEKCFVTQATLSMMIRKLEDELGVKIFDRSKLPVKPTEIGVKIIAQARRVVAEAGRIQEIIIEESGEVTGELKIGIIPTLAPYLLPIFLREFQSNYPDVKLVISEHTTDNITQRLKSGQIDVGILATPLNDQSIKEQVLFYEKYFLYVNAKETGFNKQYVLPANIDINRLWLLEEGHCMRSQILNFCELKKQHEVTEKLHYEAGSIETLKNLVEKNFGVTIIPELATFNLTKTQQKRLRYFKPPFPVREISLVTHREYIKFRLIEVLKETILTVIPEGMKKQHKMNVLEI from the coding sequence ATGAACCTACAACAATTGGACTACATTATTGCAGTTGATACATATCGTCACTTTTTAAATGCTTCTGAAAAATGTTTTGTTACTCAGGCAACCCTGAGTATGATGATTCGCAAATTAGAGGATGAATTAGGAGTTAAAATATTTGACAGGAGTAAACTTCCGGTAAAACCGACTGAGATAGGGGTAAAGATCATTGCGCAGGCAAGGCGTGTTGTTGCTGAAGCCGGTCGAATCCAGGAAATTATTATAGAAGAAAGCGGAGAAGTTACCGGGGAGTTAAAGATTGGCATTATCCCAACGCTTGCGCCTTACTTGTTACCAATCTTTCTAAGGGAGTTTCAAAGCAATTATCCGGATGTAAAATTGGTAATAAGTGAACATACCACCGATAATATTACTCAAAGGTTAAAGTCCGGACAAATTGACGTTGGCATTTTAGCAACGCCATTAAATGATCAATCGATCAAAGAGCAGGTTTTATTTTATGAAAAGTATTTTTTGTATGTAAATGCGAAAGAAACGGGTTTTAACAAACAATATGTTTTACCGGCGAATATTGATATAAATCGATTATGGTTATTAGAGGAAGGGCATTGTATGCGTTCGCAGATACTTAACTTTTGTGAATTGAAAAAACAACATGAGGTAACTGAAAAATTGCATTATGAGGCCGGAAGTATTGAAACACTAAAAAATCTTGTCGAAAAAAATTTCGGTGTTACTATTATTCCGGAGCTTGCAACGTTCAATCTCACAAAAACACAACAAAAACGTTTGCGGTATTTCAAACCTCCATTTCCGGTGAGGGAAATAAGTTTGGTAACACATAGGGAATACATTAAATTCCGTTTGATAGAAGTTTTGAAAGAAACTATTTTAACCGTTATCCCCGAAGGAATGAAAAAACAGCATAAAATGAATGTACTGGAAATTTAG